A genomic segment from Phragmites australis chromosome 6, lpPhrAust1.1, whole genome shotgun sequence encodes:
- the LOC133920346 gene encoding uncharacterized protein LOC133920346, with protein MEEIRRSMEDLQHRAGRVARRAVLFRVPRRSAARAAGAAPAGGRKKKMTVARLGGKRRFFGAIRRLRMRWMAALYRRALRRLRAYYARAIQDLLEGAAVVSSLRAQAGADCSFGTAFAPVVTVGH; from the coding sequence ATGGAAGAGATTCGGAGATCGATGGAGGACCTGCAGCACCGGGCAGGCCGCGTGGCGCGGCGGGCCGTGCTGTTCCGGGTGCCGCGGCGGTCCGCGGCTagggcggcgggggcggcgccCGCGGggggaaggaagaagaagatgacggtAGCGAGGCTCGGCGGGAAAAGGAGGTTCTTTGGCGCGATCCGGCGGCTGCGGATGCGATGGATGGCGGCGCTGTACAGGCGCGCGCTGCGGCGGCTGCGTGCGTACTACGCCAGGGCGATCCAGGACCTCCTCGAGGGTGCGGCGGTCGTCAGCTCCCTCCGTGCGCAGGCTGGCGCCGACTGCTCCTTCGGCACCGCGTTCGCGCCGGTGGTGACCGTCGGGCACTGA